From Herpetosiphonaceae bacterium, the proteins below share one genomic window:
- a CDS encoding ImmA/IrrE family metallo-endopeptidase, with amino-acid sequence MPAVNPKILIWARETAGLTLEAAAHSLGFSDTRNKTAAEKLAVFELGEEEPSRQLLQKMSQKYRRSLLAFYLSEPPKQGDRGQDFRTVRGGQAGSDNALLDALIRELKTRQSIVKSLLEDEEAEPLSFIGSMHMDDRPETVAQSIQSTTSFSLTQFRAAKNGEDAFRYLRNRMEAVGIFVLLAGNLGTHHTAIPIEIFRGFAIADPIAPFVVVNDQDVTSARCFTVLHEVAHLWLGTTGVSSTSTETRIEQFCNDVAGEVLLPTEELRELHMVQAAPLSEALSILTDFARARHISRAMVAYKLFRTGNISEGKWREIDTSIRQEWEEWQREGKEKRSEGGPSYYVVRRHWLGPALLSLVTRSINEGTLTPTKAGKVLGVKPRNVDPLLQGRSVRGEL; translated from the coding sequence ATGCCTGCGGTAAACCCAAAAATCTTAATATGGGCACGGGAAACGGCAGGATTAACACTTGAGGCTGCCGCGCACTCACTTGGGTTTAGTGACACGCGCAATAAAACTGCTGCCGAAAAACTTGCTGTATTTGAATTGGGCGAAGAGGAACCTAGCCGACAGCTACTACAGAAAATGTCACAAAAGTACCGACGCTCTCTATTAGCTTTCTACCTCAGTGAGCCGCCCAAGCAGGGCGATCGGGGACAAGATTTCCGTACTGTACGAGGCGGACAAGCTGGTAGTGATAATGCATTGCTGGATGCCCTTATTCGGGAACTCAAAACCAGGCAAAGTATCGTAAAATCCTTGCTGGAAGATGAGGAAGCTGAACCTCTTTCCTTTATAGGTTCCATGCACATGGATGATCGTCCAGAGACAGTTGCCCAGAGCATTCAATCCACAACCAGCTTTAGTCTCACACAGTTTCGTGCAGCGAAAAATGGCGAGGATGCTTTTAGGTATCTTCGCAACCGGATGGAAGCCGTCGGTATATTTGTGTTACTAGCCGGTAATCTAGGAACTCACCATACAGCCATTCCCATCGAAATTTTCCGTGGGTTTGCGATTGCTGATCCGATTGCACCGTTCGTAGTCGTCAACGATCAAGACGTTACTTCTGCAAGATGCTTTACCGTCCTTCACGAAGTAGCCCATTTATGGCTCGGCACAACGGGGGTGAGCAGCACATCCACTGAAACGCGCATAGAGCAATTCTGCAATGATGTGGCGGGAGAAGTTCTGCTGCCTACAGAAGAATTGCGTGAGCTGCATATGGTTCAAGCTGCCCCTCTTAGCGAAGCTCTCTCTATCCTCACCGACTTTGCTAGAGCAAGGCATATCAGCAGGGCTATGGTTGCTTATAAGCTCTTCCGTACCGGCAATATCAGCGAGGGGAAGTGGCGAGAGATTGATACAAGCATCCGTCAGGAATGGGAGGAGTGGCAAAGGGAGGGTAAAGAAAAGCGTTCCGAAGGCGGTCCTAGCTACTACGTTGTTCGTCGGCACTGGCTGGGGCCTGCACTGCTGAGTCTTGTAACACGCTCTATCAATGAAGGAACGCTGACACCAACAAAGGCGGGAAAGGTACTCGGCGTTAAGCCTAGAAATGTAGATCCGTTATTGCAAGGGCGCTCTGTCCGAGGAGAATTATAG
- a CDS encoding sigma-70 family RNA polymerase sigma factor — MDESDLTARAQQGDGAAWEHVVRQHQDAVFRLAYLLLGDADEAEDVAQETFIRAFDALDRFDLSRPLRPWLLRIATNLAHNRRRAIGRYLAAARRMFQAAPESAPGIEGQSARRWESQILWQAVRRLSVADQQVIYLRYFLDQSEAEMASTLNIASGTVKSRLHRAINRLRAVVEREFPGLREVRDV, encoded by the coding sequence GTGGATGAGTCTGACCTGACTGCCCGCGCTCAGCAGGGAGACGGAGCGGCCTGGGAGCATGTGGTGCGCCAGCATCAGGATGCCGTTTTTCGGCTGGCGTACCTGCTTCTGGGCGACGCGGACGAGGCCGAGGATGTGGCGCAAGAGACGTTTATTCGGGCGTTCGACGCGCTCGACCGATTCGATCTGTCGCGTCCGCTCCGCCCCTGGCTGCTGCGCATCGCAACCAATCTAGCCCATAACCGGCGTCGCGCGATCGGGCGCTATCTCGCGGCTGCGCGCCGGATGTTTCAGGCCGCACCCGAATCTGCGCCAGGCATCGAGGGGCAAAGCGCGCGGCGCTGGGAGAGCCAGATCCTCTGGCAGGCCGTCCGTCGCTTGAGCGTAGCCGATCAGCAGGTCATCTATCTGCGCTATTTTTTGGATCAGTCCGAGGCCGAAATGGCATCGACGTTAAATATCGCTTCTGGAACGGTTAAATCACGGCTGCACCGGGCGATCAACCGGCTGCGCGCGGTGGTCGAGCGTGAGTTTCCCGGCTTGCGAGAGGTGCGCGACGTATGA
- a CDS encoding c-type cytochrome: MRNRVLTLGIWAVAALVLALLWSTAPNTSSAPAGAALSPATPHNDAERGRALFMAKGCARCHYHAATTTGFNEPHIGPDLTRYQPNPEFVQRWLRNPQAVRLNTQMPNLNLAQDEIDALIAFLSVDEQRP; this comes from the coding sequence ATGCGTAACCGTGTGCTCACGCTCGGCATCTGGGCGGTCGCGGCGCTGGTGCTGGCGCTGCTGTGGTCCACCGCGCCCAACACGTCTAGCGCTCCTGCTGGCGCTGCGCTCTCGCCTGCGACGCCGCACAATGATGCGGAGCGTGGCAGGGCGCTCTTTATGGCGAAAGGCTGTGCAAGATGCCATTATCATGCCGCCACTACAACCGGCTTCAATGAGCCCCATATCGGCCCGGATCTGACGCGCTACCAGCCCAACCCGGAGTTTGTGCAGCGCTGGCTGCGTAATCCACAGGCGGTGCGTCTGAATACGCAGATGCCGAACCTCAATCTTGCGCAAGACGAGATCGACGCGCTGATCGCGTTCCTGTCGGTTGACGAGCAGCGTCCATAG
- the moaC gene encoding cyclic pyranopterin monophosphate synthase MoaC gives MPAQAPARLTHLDERGQAHMVDVGGKAETAREAIARGAVVMQPATLRMILNGSVPKGDVLTTARIAGIMAAKKTSDLVPLCHPLLLSYVDVTITPVVAQHTLQIEATVRTSGKTGVEMEALTAVSVAALTIYDMCKAVDRGMRLTDIRLAEKRGGKSGEIVLE, from the coding sequence GTGCCTGCTCAGGCTCCGGCGCGGCTGACCCACCTCGACGAGCGTGGACAGGCGCATATGGTCGATGTCGGCGGCAAGGCGGAGACGGCCCGTGAGGCGATTGCCCGTGGCGCGGTGGTGATGCAGCCCGCAACGCTCAGGATGATCCTCAATGGCAGTGTGCCTAAAGGCGACGTGCTGACGACCGCGCGGATCGCCGGAATTATGGCCGCCAAAAAGACCAGCGACCTCGTGCCGCTCTGCCACCCGCTGCTGCTCTCCTATGTCGATGTGACGATCACGCCGGTCGTCGCCCAGCATACGCTCCAGATCGAGGCCACCGTGCGCACCAGCGGTAAGACCGGCGTGGAGATGGAGGCGCTGACCGCTGTGTCGGTTGCCGCGCTCACGATCTACGATATGTGTAAGGCCGTCGATCGCGGGATGCGTCTGACCGACATCCGCCTGGCCGAAAAGCGCGGCGGTAAAAGTGGCGAGATCGTGCTGGAATAA
- a CDS encoding M1 family metallopeptidase, whose translation MQRRTIWIVVGAVATVLLLMCVIVASIGFYLVRQQQQVADVFATISAGLEATVEAQQVPMGTPLATTGPSDLDDQPATPAPDATQATPRSSATPTASVDLGELGDAPDADVAASLVASSRDTLNNHPDASRYRISAVLDPQGHTISGAQAVRLTNTEDTALSEIYFRLYVNAPHYNEGEITVEDVQIDGAAAQTSLEVNDTALKIALPQPLQTGQSIEVGMRFTTTVPDSGGGYGIFNESNGIFTLYNWHPEVAVYEKGGWLLNPVSDQGDPTNTDAANYEVTFAAPHDVTVVTSGVNVEQERQADRTAHTFVAALARNFVVVAGEQLQSASQDVGGVTIRSYFLPESAQGGRAALQTAARSIELFGKEFGPYPYKELDVVEVELGGGAAGMESTGLIMIGSEYYDPETAAPLARLGGTLEGIEGADILAFTTAHEVAHQWWYGIVGSDAYKQPWLDESLTNWSSAFYVDQAVGDDAGKIARDLFIGVPYRVVLGEGDRRLDQPVESFDDQEYGAIVYGKGALMYDVLRQELGDEKFFAFLRRYYQEQQFDRADSDEWLQTLNQVAGQDMTAFYRKWVEGAAIQPSDLPPGGPLSELFSGRLENLLRRPNRRPPGNE comes from the coding sequence ATGCAACGACGAACGATATGGATAGTGGTTGGCGCGGTAGCAACAGTGCTGCTGCTGATGTGTGTGATTGTCGCCAGCATTGGCTTTTATTTGGTGCGCCAGCAGCAGCAGGTAGCCGATGTCTTTGCCACGATCAGCGCCGGGCTTGAGGCGACAGTCGAGGCGCAGCAAGTGCCGATGGGCACGCCGCTGGCGACAACCGGGCCGAGCGATCTCGACGATCAGCCAGCGACGCCAGCGCCCGACGCCACGCAAGCGACGCCGCGCAGCAGCGCAACACCGACCGCGAGCGTCGACCTCGGCGAGCTAGGCGATGCCCCGGATGCGGATGTCGCAGCGTCGCTGGTGGCGAGCAGCCGCGATACGCTGAATAATCATCCCGACGCCAGCCGCTACCGGATCAGCGCGGTGCTCGATCCGCAGGGGCACACGATCAGCGGAGCGCAGGCGGTGCGACTGACCAACACCGAGGATACGGCGCTGAGCGAGATCTACTTTCGGCTTTATGTCAACGCGCCGCACTACAACGAGGGCGAGATCACGGTCGAGGATGTGCAGATCGACGGCGCTGCGGCGCAGACCAGCCTGGAAGTCAACGATACGGCCCTGAAGATCGCGCTGCCGCAGCCGCTGCAAACCGGCCAATCGATCGAGGTCGGCATGCGCTTCACGACGACCGTGCCGGATTCGGGCGGCGGCTACGGCATCTTCAACGAGTCCAACGGCATATTTACGCTCTACAACTGGCATCCTGAGGTCGCGGTCTATGAGAAAGGCGGCTGGCTGCTCAACCCGGTCAGCGATCAGGGCGATCCGACCAACACCGACGCCGCGAACTATGAGGTAACATTTGCCGCGCCGCACGATGTCACCGTCGTCACCAGCGGCGTCAACGTCGAGCAGGAGCGGCAGGCCGACCGCACGGCGCACACGTTTGTGGCGGCACTCGCGCGAAACTTCGTGGTCGTGGCGGGCGAGCAGTTGCAGAGCGCCAGCCAGGATGTCGGCGGCGTCACCATCAGATCCTACTTCCTGCCGGAGAGCGCGCAGGGCGGACGCGCTGCGCTCCAAACTGCCGCGCGCTCGATCGAGCTGTTCGGCAAAGAGTTCGGGCCGTATCCATACAAAGAGCTGGATGTCGTGGAGGTTGAGCTGGGCGGCGGCGCGGCTGGCATGGAGTCGACCGGGCTGATCATGATCGGCAGCGAATACTACGATCCTGAGACGGCGGCTCCGCTCGCCCGGCTGGGCGGCACGCTCGAAGGCATCGAGGGCGCGGATATTCTGGCCTTCACCACGGCGCACGAGGTAGCGCACCAGTGGTGGTACGGCATCGTCGGCAGCGATGCCTACAAGCAGCCCTGGCTCGACGAGTCGCTCACCAACTGGTCGTCGGCGTTCTATGTCGATCAGGCGGTGGGCGACGACGCTGGCAAGATCGCCCGCGATCTGTTCATCGGCGTGCCCTACCGCGTCGTGCTGGGCGAGGGCGATCGGCGGCTGGATCAGCCGGTCGAGAGCTTCGACGATCAAGAGTATGGCGCGATCGTCTATGGCAAGGGCGCGCTGATGTACGACGTGCTGCGGCAAGAGCTGGGAGACGAGAAGTTCTTTGCGTTTCTGCGGCGCTACTACCAGGAGCAGCAGTTCGATCGAGCCGACAGCGACGAGTGGCTGCAAACGCTCAATCAGGTGGCAGGACAGGATATGACCGCCTTCTACCGCAAGTGGGTCGAAGGCGCCGCGATCCAGCCGAGCGATCTTCCGCCGGGCGGGCCGCTCAGCGAGCTATTTAGCGGCAGGCTCGAAAACCTGCTGCGCAGGCCGAATCGCCGCCCGCCGGGGAATGAGTAG
- a CDS encoding DUF4411 family protein — translation MLYLLDANVLITAHNSYYAIDSIPEFWGWLVHMGQTNQVKIPIEVIEEIQDGTKNDLLYDWIRDQTHLDALTLNEEVDVAQLQRVISQGYAPDLTDDEIELIGRDPFLVAYALAGPDRCVVTTEVSKPSKKRQNRKLPDVCNDFTVQWCNTFTFIRHLGFRTSWRG, via the coding sequence GTGCTGTATCTCCTCGATGCTAACGTCCTTATCACAGCGCATAATTCGTATTACGCGATTGACAGCATTCCTGAGTTTTGGGGATGGCTTGTACACATGGGGCAGACGAACCAAGTGAAGATCCCCATTGAGGTAATCGAAGAGATCCAGGACGGGACTAAAAATGATTTGCTTTACGATTGGATACGTGATCAGACGCACTTGGACGCCTTAACTCTGAATGAAGAAGTGGATGTTGCCCAATTACAACGAGTAATTTCCCAAGGATATGCACCTGATCTCACGGATGATGAAATCGAGTTGATTGGGCGTGATCCTTTTCTCGTAGCTTATGCCCTTGCGGGGCCAGATCGCTGCGTTGTTACCACTGAGGTATCGAAGCCATCCAAGAAACGGCAAAACAGAAAGTTGCCTGACGTTTGCAATGACTTTACGGTACAATGGTGCAATACGTTCACGTTCATCCGTCATCTTGGCTTTCGCACTTCATGGCGGGGTTGA
- a CDS encoding tetratricopeptide repeat protein, protein MNWQFGMPVVANERGSQVILVEAEPGQARRERLQQWLGEATQQGAMTWLLSCDRDEGGPWAGLGELFGTLLPTLEAQNPALITKHDYELAVVLPAIQRTLKVRNPSLTELSPDAERTRNYAADRAFRIVHGLIDLLDAWYKLGPGAPCVIACDSLDRGGALARRFFVELMRRRGRQLRLTLLVTASPGQGEQIGEVFSNHLSHTIRLDLPPDPPSDVSPEEMARRAQELTEQSRKDLIEREILVPRLITCWQQSNQPEKALNPQLYAFTIYATRGFYEDALVYGEAALKLLEQHYPDNLQKRLEIYMKMFNCYAGLNQGLEGLRLAELALSLTDDPEYVFAWCYVMAMLYSRYLPDRDLAKAEAYLDRGLKELARTSLPDHIKFFQTAFNRNGLALVRHFQRRPEDAIELCQSSFDKLQEELGPDEFLLHRSVLLYNIAQVYAQTGPYEEAIAYYTATMKIDPNYSEYYNERGNVYLKMGRLEEAIGDYMQAIELSPPYMEVWTNLGQCYALMGRCEEAIDAYSRAIDLDPHQTLPFVGRAQACEALGHSVAALGDYSAALELNPRQPEVLANRAVLRYESGDVAEALHDVSQALALAPDMADLYQNRAVALADLGRIDEAMRDLRTYLKLRPDAEDRLEVEQRLADLQAGPLVA, encoded by the coding sequence ATGAATTGGCAGTTTGGCATGCCCGTTGTCGCAAACGAGCGCGGCAGCCAGGTGATTCTTGTGGAAGCCGAGCCGGGACAGGCCCGTCGTGAGCGCTTGCAGCAATGGCTGGGCGAGGCGACCCAGCAGGGCGCGATGACCTGGCTGCTCTCGTGCGATCGTGATGAGGGCGGCCCCTGGGCCGGTCTTGGCGAACTCTTTGGAACGCTGCTCCCGACGCTGGAGGCTCAAAATCCCGCGCTGATCACGAAGCACGACTACGAGCTGGCCGTGGTGCTGCCCGCGATCCAGCGCACGCTCAAGGTCCGCAATCCCAGCCTGACGGAGCTGAGCCCCGACGCCGAGCGCACGCGCAACTACGCGGCGGATCGGGCGTTTCGGATCGTGCATGGGCTGATCGACCTGCTCGACGCCTGGTACAAGCTCGGGCCGGGCGCTCCCTGTGTGATCGCCTGCGATAGCTTGGATCGCGGCGGCGCGCTCGCGCGGCGCTTCTTCGTGGAGCTGATGCGGCGGCGCGGCAGGCAACTGCGGCTGACGCTGCTGGTGACGGCCAGCCCCGGCCAGGGCGAGCAGATCGGCGAGGTGTTCTCGAACCACCTCAGCCATACGATCCGCCTGGACCTGCCGCCCGATCCGCCCTCGGACGTATCACCGGAGGAGATGGCCCGCCGCGCGCAAGAGCTGACCGAGCAATCGCGCAAAGATCTGATTGAGCGTGAGATCCTGGTGCCGCGCCTGATCACGTGCTGGCAGCAGAGCAACCAGCCCGAAAAAGCGCTCAACCCGCAGCTCTACGCCTTCACGATCTACGCCACGCGCGGCTTTTACGAGGATGCGCTGGTGTACGGCGAGGCCGCGCTCAAGCTGCTTGAGCAGCACTATCCCGACAACCTGCAAAAGCGGCTTGAAATTTACATGAAAATGTTCAACTGCTACGCCGGTCTTAACCAGGGACTTGAGGGCCTGCGGCTGGCCGAGCTAGCCTTATCGCTGACAGACGATCCTGAGTACGTCTTTGCCTGGTGCTACGTCATGGCGATGCTCTACAGCCGCTATCTGCCGGATCGCGACCTCGCGAAGGCCGAGGCGTATCTGGATCGCGGCCTCAAAGAGCTGGCCCGCACCAGCCTGCCGGACCATATCAAGTTCTTTCAAACGGCCTTCAATCGCAACGGCCTAGCGCTGGTGCGGCACTTCCAGCGGCGGCCCGAAGACGCGATCGAGCTATGTCAATCCAGCTTCGACAAGCTGCAAGAGGAGCTAGGGCCGGACGAGTTTCTGCTCCATCGATCGGTGCTGCTGTACAACATTGCCCAGGTCTATGCCCAGACTGGCCCGTACGAAGAGGCGATTGCATACTACACCGCGACCATGAAGATCGATCCGAACTACTCGGAGTACTACAACGAGCGCGGCAACGTGTATCTTAAGATGGGTCGGCTGGAAGAAGCGATTGGCGACTACATGCAGGCGATCGAGCTAAGCCCGCCGTACATGGAGGTCTGGACCAATCTGGGGCAGTGCTACGCGCTGATGGGCCGCTGCGAGGAGGCGATCGACGCCTACAGCCGCGCGATCGACCTCGACCCGCATCAAACGCTGCCCTTCGTGGGCCGTGCCCAGGCATGTGAGGCGCTGGGCCATTCCGTGGCGGCGCTGGGCGACTACAGCGCGGCGCTTGAGCTGAATCCCAGGCAGCCGGAGGTTTTGGCGAATCGCGCCGTGCTGCGCTACGAGTCCGGCGATGTTGCCGAGGCGCTGCACGATGTGAGCCAGGCGCTTGCTCTCGCGCCCGACATGGCCGATCTGTATCAGAATCGCGCGGTGGCGCTGGCCGATCTGGGACGCATCGATGAGGCGATGCGCGATCTGCGGACCTACCTGAAGCTGCGTCCCGACGCCGAGGATCGGCTTGAGGTGGAGCAGCGGCTCGCGGATCTTCAGGCAGGCCCGCTGGTAGCGTAG